A region from the Parasphingopyxis sp. CP4 genome encodes:
- the putP gene encoding sodium/proline symporter PutP has translation METGQLISLALYFVLMLGIGLYAWRTSTDDVSGYMLGGRKLSPAVGSLSAGASDMSGWMLLGLPGAIYVSGLSASWIAIGLFIGALANWIVVAPRLRVHTEVADDAITIPDYFEKRFADNSHMLRVISSIVIIIFFTLYTSSGVVAGGKLFESAFGADYALGLWITAGVVVVYTLFGGFLAASLTDFVQGCIMFVALVLVPVVALTDIGGMEGLRTTISGINPEMLNLFGGVTLIGVISAMAWGLGYFGQPHIIVRFMAIRSVKDMPRARNIGMTWMGVTLIGALSTGLIGLAWATQNGLAVDDPETIFILLSQVLFHPLIAGFLLAAILAAIMSTISSQLLVSSSSLTEDFYRIYLRRDASQGELVLIGRLSVIAVSLVAIMLAYNPNNNVLGLVSNAWAGFGAAFGPIILLSLTWNRMTRNGALAGMIAGAVTVLAWIYVPILADGATLSSLIYEIVPGFAVCGIVAIAVSLFGSEPDQAIADTFERARAVRTG, from the coding sequence TATCCCTCGCCCTTTATTTCGTCCTGATGCTCGGCATCGGGCTATATGCCTGGCGAACCTCCACCGACGATGTCTCCGGCTATATGCTGGGTGGCCGCAAACTCAGCCCGGCCGTCGGGTCACTGAGCGCCGGCGCATCGGACATGTCCGGCTGGATGCTGCTTGGCCTGCCGGGCGCCATCTATGTTTCCGGTCTCAGCGCAAGCTGGATCGCAATCGGCTTGTTTATCGGCGCTCTGGCCAACTGGATCGTCGTCGCACCGCGGTTGCGGGTCCATACCGAAGTGGCGGACGATGCCATCACCATCCCCGACTATTTCGAAAAACGCTTCGCAGACAATTCGCACATGCTGCGGGTCATTTCTTCGATCGTCATCATCATATTCTTCACGCTGTACACATCGAGCGGCGTCGTAGCGGGTGGCAAATTGTTCGAAAGCGCCTTTGGTGCCGACTATGCACTTGGCCTCTGGATCACGGCGGGCGTAGTGGTCGTCTACACATTGTTCGGCGGGTTCCTCGCGGCCAGCCTCACCGATTTCGTGCAAGGCTGCATCATGTTCGTTGCGCTCGTCCTCGTACCGGTTGTCGCGCTCACAGACATTGGCGGCATGGAAGGCCTGCGCACAACGATATCGGGCATCAACCCCGAAATGCTCAACCTGTTTGGCGGCGTGACGTTGATCGGCGTGATATCCGCCATGGCCTGGGGCCTGGGCTATTTCGGGCAGCCCCATATCATTGTCCGCTTCATGGCGATCCGCAGCGTCAAGGATATGCCGCGGGCCCGCAATATCGGCATGACCTGGATGGGTGTCACCCTGATCGGCGCGCTCTCGACCGGGCTTATTGGCCTTGCCTGGGCGACGCAGAATGGCTTGGCGGTCGATGATCCCGAAACGATATTCATCCTGCTCAGCCAGGTTCTTTTCCATCCGCTGATCGCCGGTTTCCTGCTCGCCGCGATCTTGGCCGCGATTATGAGCACCATCTCATCGCAGCTTTTGGTGTCGTCGAGCTCGCTGACCGAAGATTTCTATCGCATTTATCTCCGCCGCGATGCGAGCCAGGGGGAACTGGTGCTGATCGGGCGCCTTTCCGTGATCGCCGTCAGCCTGGTGGCGATCATGCTTGCCTATAACCCCAACAACAATGTGCTGGGACTGGTGAGCAACGCATGGGCGGGCTTTGGCGCCGCATTTGGCCCGATCATCCTGCTCAGCCTCACCTGGAACCGGATGACCCGCAACGGTGCCTTGGCGGGCATGATTGCTGGCGCGGTGACGGTGCTTGCCTGGATCTATGTTCCAATCCTAGCCGACGGTGCTACCCTTTCCTCGCTGATCTATGAGATCGTCCCGGGCTTTGCGGTATGCGGGATCGTGGCGATCGCGGTCAGCCTGTTCGGCAGCGAACCGGACCAGGCCATCGCGGATACCTTTGAACGGGCCCGCGCAGTGCGTACTGGTTGA
- a CDS encoding NYN domain-containing protein translates to MSDIRNTDHANIALLIDADNASHHGIDPVLTVLAELGNVNIRRAYGNWRKQALKNWVDKLHRYGIEPQQQFDLTKGKNATDMKMTIDAMDLLFGGRVDGFGIMSSDSDFMPMAMRIRQDGIPVYGFGSGKTPEAFRQACTRFIDVEALIRAEKEKNDGANGERSEVDDDVVALLIDAYDAAKRDENGFAALSAVGQRAGNRSSFDVRNYGYTRLSDLIEDIPNFATEKRERGQVWVKRVR, encoded by the coding sequence ATGTCCGACATCCGCAATACCGATCATGCCAATATCGCGTTGCTGATCGACGCGGATAACGCCTCGCATCACGGCATCGATCCGGTCCTCACCGTGCTTGCCGAGCTCGGCAATGTGAATATCCGGCGGGCCTATGGAAATTGGCGCAAACAGGCGCTCAAAAACTGGGTCGACAAGCTGCATCGCTATGGCATCGAACCGCAGCAGCAATTCGATCTCACCAAGGGCAAGAATGCCACCGACATGAAGATGACCATCGACGCGATGGATTTGCTGTTCGGCGGCCGGGTCGATGGCTTCGGGATCATGAGCTCGGACAGCGATTTCATGCCGATGGCGATGCGCATTCGCCAGGATGGCATACCCGTTTATGGCTTTGGCAGCGGCAAGACACCCGAAGCGTTTCGCCAGGCCTGTACGCGTTTTATTGACGTCGAAGCGCTGATCCGCGCCGAGAAGGAAAAGAATGACGGTGCGAATGGCGAAAGGAGCGAAGTGGACGATGATGTCGTTGCGCTGCTCATCGATGCCTATGACGCCGCCAAGCGCGATGAGAACGGCTTTGCCGCCCTGTCAGCCGTCGGCCAACGCGCCGGCAACCGCTCCAGCTTTGACGTTCGCAACTATGGCTATACCCGGCTCAGCGATTTGATCGAAGACATTCCCAATTTCGCCACCGAAAAACGCGAGCGTGGACAGGTGTGGGTAAAGAGGGTGCGGTGA
- the ettA gene encoding energy-dependent translational throttle protein EttA: MAAQYSYVMKGMTKSFPGARKPILDQVHLQFYPDAKIGIVGPNGSGKSTLMKIMAGIDTEFQGEAWPGEGIRVGYLAQEPDLDDSKTVKENVMDGVRPVADLVDRFNEISGMMADPPEDADFDKLMEEMGELQEKIDAVDGWTLDNQLEIAMDALRCPPGDSSVESLSGGERRRVALCRLLLDKPDILLLDEPTNHLDAESVAWLEKHLVDYPGNVILVTHDRYFLDNVVNWILELDRGRYFVYEGNYSTYLDKKSKRLEQEEREDKGKQKAISDELAWIRQSPKARQTKSKARIKAFDELVEAQENRSPGKAQILIQTPERLGGKVIEANGLTKAYGDKLLFDDLTFSLPPGGIVGVIGANGAGKTTLFKLITGQEEPDAGDISIGETVKLGYVDQSRDALDPNHNVWEEVSDGLDIFTFGKHEVQTRAYVGAFNFKGTDQQKKVGQLSGGERNRVHMAKMLKEGGNVLLLDEPTNDLDVETLRALEEALESFAGCAVVISHDRFFLDRLATHILAFEGNSHVEWFEGNFESYEEDKLRRLGDEADRPHRMSYKKLTR, translated from the coding sequence ATGGCCGCGCAATATTCATATGTCATGAAGGGCATGACCAAGAGCTTTCCCGGCGCTCGCAAACCGATCCTCGACCAGGTTCATCTGCAATTCTATCCGGATGCCAAGATCGGCATCGTCGGCCCCAATGGTTCGGGAAAATCGACGCTGATGAAGATCATGGCCGGTATCGATACCGAATTTCAGGGCGAAGCGTGGCCGGGCGAGGGAATTCGGGTTGGCTATCTGGCTCAGGAGCCGGACCTTGATGACAGTAAAACCGTCAAAGAGAATGTCATGGATGGCGTTCGCCCGGTGGCCGATCTGGTCGATCGTTTCAACGAAATCTCCGGCATGATGGCCGACCCGCCCGAAGATGCCGATTTCGACAAGCTGATGGAAGAAATGGGCGAACTTCAGGAGAAGATCGACGCGGTTGATGGCTGGACGCTCGACAACCAGCTGGAAATCGCGATGGACGCGCTCCGCTGCCCACCCGGCGATAGCAGCGTAGAAAGCCTGTCCGGTGGTGAACGGCGGCGCGTCGCGCTATGCCGCTTGCTGCTCGACAAGCCCGATATCTTGCTGCTTGACGAACCGACCAACCATTTGGACGCGGAAAGCGTTGCCTGGCTCGAGAAACATCTCGTCGACTATCCGGGCAATGTGATCCTGGTGACCCATGATCGCTACTTCCTCGACAATGTCGTCAACTGGATCCTCGAGCTCGATCGCGGTCGCTACTTTGTCTATGAAGGTAATTACTCGACCTATCTCGACAAGAAATCCAAGCGCCTCGAACAGGAAGAGCGCGAGGATAAGGGCAAGCAAAAGGCGATCTCGGACGAGCTGGCCTGGATCCGGCAGAGCCCGAAGGCGCGCCAGACTAAATCGAAAGCGCGTATCAAGGCCTTTGATGAGCTGGTTGAAGCCCAGGAAAACCGTTCACCCGGCAAGGCGCAGATCCTCATCCAGACACCCGAACGGCTTGGCGGCAAGGTGATCGAAGCCAATGGGCTGACCAAAGCGTATGGCGACAAATTGCTCTTCGACGATCTGACCTTCAGCCTTCCACCTGGCGGTATCGTCGGCGTGATCGGTGCGAACGGTGCGGGTAAGACTACGCTCTTCAAGCTCATCACCGGACAGGAAGAGCCCGATGCGGGCGATATCTCGATCGGCGAAACGGTGAAGCTCGGCTATGTTGACCAGAGCCGCGATGCGCTCGATCCGAACCATAATGTCTGGGAAGAAGTGTCAGACGGGCTCGATATCTTCACCTTCGGCAAGCATGAAGTGCAGACGCGCGCTTATGTCGGCGCCTTCAACTTCAAGGGCACCGACCAGCAGAAAAAGGTCGGCCAGCTATCGGGCGGTGAACGCAACCGTGTGCATATGGCGAAGATGCTCAAAGAGGGCGGCAATGTGCTGCTGTTGGATGAACCGACCAACGATCTCGACGTGGAAACCCTGCGTGCGCTTGAAGAGGCGCTGGAAAGCTTTGCCGGCTGCGCTGTGGTCATCTCGCATGACCGCTTCTTCCTCGATCGCCTCGCGACCCATATCCTTGCTTTTGAAGGCAATAGCCATGTCGAATGGTTCGAAGGCAATTTCGAAAGCTATGAAGAAGACAAGCTCCGCCGCCTGGGCGACGAGGCGGATCGCCCGCACCGGATGAGTTACAAGAAACTGACGCGCTAG
- a CDS encoding M28 family peptidase — MQKIILPLALCAAALPSTLAAQPSDADIAAMRDAAMEGDTLAYAITEGLTTEIGPRLAGTEAEARARDWAITRLTELGFSNVRNEPFQMPTWVRGVETAEIVSPYPQEMHVTALGRSGSTGANGIRAEIVAFEDVEALRAAPMGSLEGKIVYVGHHMEAAQDGSGYGFAGPTRWIAPSLASERGAAAIVIRSVGTANHRSPHTGGTNWADSVTPIAAGALSNPDADNLERMIALGQPVSMHLTLTPRWIGDQESGNVIAEIPGADPDAGIVVGACHVDSWDLSPGAFDDASGCGIVTAAAHAILESGIQPRRTIRLFWAGAEEVGLLGSTAYFQRHGADNHALVSESDFGADRIWRVEFALPDGASADADRVTRLLAPLRIPRSTLPASGGPDVRILATNGAPAIDLQQDGTRYFDLHHTRNDTLDKIDPAQMRQNVAAWIVMLAVMANSEAALSPTEIAE, encoded by the coding sequence ATGCAAAAAATCATCCTCCCCCTCGCGCTATGCGCCGCCGCCCTGCCCTCCACCCTGGCTGCCCAGCCCTCTGACGCTGACATCGCCGCGATGCGCGATGCCGCGATGGAGGGCGACACGCTGGCCTATGCAATCACCGAAGGCCTGACGACCGAGATCGGCCCGCGCCTCGCTGGCACAGAAGCCGAAGCACGGGCCCGGGATTGGGCAATCACCCGGCTCACCGAGCTTGGATTCTCCAATGTCCGCAATGAACCGTTCCAGATGCCAACCTGGGTACGCGGCGTGGAGACGGCAGAGATTGTCTCGCCCTATCCGCAAGAGATGCATGTGACCGCACTCGGCCGCAGCGGATCGACTGGCGCTAATGGCATTCGTGCTGAGATTGTCGCCTTTGAAGATGTCGAAGCTTTGCGCGCCGCACCGATGGGCAGCCTTGAGGGAAAGATCGTCTATGTCGGCCATCATATGGAAGCTGCGCAGGATGGCTCCGGCTACGGATTTGCTGGACCAACCCGCTGGATCGCACCTTCGCTCGCATCCGAACGCGGTGCCGCAGCAATTGTCATCCGCTCGGTTGGAACGGCCAACCACCGCAGCCCGCATACCGGTGGTACCAACTGGGCAGACAGTGTCACGCCAATTGCCGCGGGTGCACTCTCCAACCCCGACGCAGACAATCTTGAGCGGATGATCGCCCTCGGCCAACCGGTGTCCATGCATCTCACGCTGACGCCGCGGTGGATCGGTGATCAGGAATCGGGAAATGTCATCGCCGAAATCCCGGGCGCCGATCCGGATGCGGGAATCGTTGTTGGGGCCTGTCATGTCGATAGCTGGGATTTATCTCCCGGCGCCTTCGACGATGCCTCGGGTTGCGGGATTGTGACCGCCGCAGCCCATGCGATCCTTGAAAGCGGAATACAGCCGCGCCGCACGATCCGCCTGTTTTGGGCGGGTGCCGAGGAAGTCGGCCTGCTCGGTTCGACCGCCTATTTCCAACGCCATGGTGCCGACAATCATGCGCTGGTCTCCGAATCTGATTTCGGGGCAGATCGAATCTGGCGTGTCGAATTCGCACTTCCAGACGGCGCCAGCGCCGATGCCGATCGCGTAACCCGCCTGCTGGCTCCACTGCGCATTCCACGCAGCACCCTGCCCGCCTCGGGCGGCCCTGATGTGCGGATCCTCGCGACAAATGGCGCTCCAGCCATTGATCTTCAGCAGGATGGCACCCGCTATTTCGATCTGCATCACACGCGCAACGATACACTCGACAAAATCGATCCTGCGCAAATGCGGCAGAATGTGGCAGCCTGGATCGTCATGTTGGCCGTTATGGCGAATAGCGAGGCGGCGCTCTCACCCACTGAAATCGCTGAATAA
- a CDS encoding transporter substrate-binding domain-containing protein, with protein sequence MKLLMKLLLAIWFAAPVMASADVYDDIQEREQLIVGVSVFAPWTYTDRNGELAGHEIDIARRIAEDLGVGVRFELYNFEEVFDALANDEIDMIAAGVAMTAERARRFHFSIPYFSTGVTIATGPSATGELTGIADFNSPELTIAVVEDTLAARVAAEQLADANISRFSTASGAEGAVMTGRADAYVASVPELRIFALRSGGTVALPLDEPMVSSVAGFVLRNDEERLLHFLNSWVHMREADGYLEDRHRFYFDTLDWAVDMVQQ encoded by the coding sequence GTGAAACTGCTCATGAAACTGCTGTTGGCGATCTGGTTTGCGGCTCCTGTAATGGCATCGGCAGACGTTTATGACGATATTCAGGAACGCGAGCAGCTAATTGTGGGTGTTTCCGTATTCGCGCCCTGGACCTACACGGACCGAAATGGCGAGTTGGCAGGCCATGAAATCGATATTGCGCGCCGGATCGCAGAAGATCTTGGTGTAGGAGTGCGATTCGAGCTGTATAATTTCGAAGAGGTTTTCGACGCGCTCGCCAATGACGAAATCGATATGATTGCTGCGGGTGTCGCGATGACGGCCGAGCGAGCTCGACGGTTCCATTTCTCAATTCCCTATTTCTCCACCGGCGTGACAATTGCCACGGGCCCATCCGCAACCGGAGAGCTCACCGGTATTGCCGACTTCAATTCGCCCGAACTCACCATTGCCGTGGTTGAAGATACTTTGGCCGCTCGGGTTGCCGCCGAACAACTTGCCGATGCCAATATCAGCCGCTTCTCGACCGCCAGCGGAGCGGAAGGCGCCGTTATGACAGGCCGGGCCGATGCCTATGTCGCCAGCGTACCAGAACTCCGGATATTCGCACTACGAAGCGGCGGAACTGTCGCCCTGCCCCTTGATGAGCCTATGGTTTCCAGTGTGGCAGGCTTTGTGCTCCGCAATGACGAAGAGCGCCTGCTCCACTTCCTCAACAGTTGGGTCCATATGCGCGAGGCAGACGGCTATCTTGAAGATCGGCACCGCTTCTATTTCGATACGCTCGATTGGGCGGTGGACATGGTCCAGCAGTAA
- a CDS encoding polysaccharide deacetylase family protein gives MSGGVNNTSRADGAGDRPERRVGRIDRPADKRAYAKLPEDFGPHYVIFVDTEEEFDWDEPLSRDNVSVEAMEGLPQAQRFFREAGALPAYMVDYPIVDNDRSAAIIAEMHAQDGCEIGTQLHPWVNPPHDEEVSSLTSFTGNLPVELQQAKLANLTERIAERIGVRPTLYRAGRYGIGEQTARLLEEAGYRMDTSGRALFDYSDEGGPDFSRYTTNPFWAGPGRTLLELPLTSTFIGPLRGMGAPLFAWGKKIPLWRSVLARSRLLQRVSITPEENPIHVALKAAERLIKDGQPIIGLSYHSPTVVPGYTPYVRDAAELKTFYDWWDAMFELFAKYGVTAVRAADIVAAADRARG, from the coding sequence GTGAGCGGGGGAGTTAATAACACCAGCCGTGCCGATGGCGCAGGCGACCGACCGGAACGCCGAGTTGGTCGGATTGATCGTCCGGCCGATAAGCGTGCTTATGCGAAACTTCCGGAAGATTTCGGCCCGCACTATGTGATTTTCGTCGATACCGAAGAAGAATTCGACTGGGATGAACCGCTGAGCCGAGACAATGTCTCAGTTGAGGCAATGGAAGGCCTGCCCCAAGCGCAGCGTTTCTTTCGCGAGGCCGGGGCGCTGCCAGCCTATATGGTTGACTATCCAATCGTCGATAATGATCGCAGTGCCGCTATAATAGCCGAGATGCATGCCCAGGACGGATGCGAGATCGGTACGCAACTCCATCCATGGGTAAATCCGCCTCATGATGAGGAGGTTTCGAGCCTGACCAGCTTTACCGGTAATCTTCCGGTTGAGCTGCAACAGGCAAAGCTTGCAAATCTTACCGAACGGATAGCTGAGCGGATCGGGGTTCGCCCAACGCTGTATCGTGCAGGCCGTTACGGTATCGGCGAACAAACCGCGCGACTGCTCGAGGAAGCTGGGTATCGCATGGATACTTCGGGCCGGGCGCTGTTCGATTATTCCGACGAAGGCGGGCCGGATTTTTCGCGATACACTACAAATCCCTTCTGGGCGGGCCCGGGACGTACGCTTCTCGAACTGCCGCTCACCTCAACCTTTATTGGGCCACTGCGCGGGATGGGCGCTCCGCTATTTGCCTGGGGCAAAAAAATCCCGTTGTGGCGGTCGGTGTTGGCACGGTCGCGGCTTTTGCAACGTGTCTCGATCACGCCCGAAGAAAATCCCATCCATGTCGCGCTCAAGGCGGCCGAGCGGCTGATCAAGGATGGCCAGCCAATTATCGGCCTTTCCTATCATTCCCCAACGGTCGTACCCGGCTACACGCCCTATGTGCGTGACGCCGCAGAGCTCAAAACATTCTACGACTGGTGGGATGCGATGTTCGAACTGTTCGCCAAATATGGCGTTACAGCCGTCCGCGCAGCCGATATTGTCGCGGCAGCCGATCGCGCGCGTGGATAA
- a CDS encoding HAMP domain-containing sensor histidine kinase → MRFDDMLATVMAQPRNSADARVSLWRQLVDLFAQREDIALDPEHIQAFALLDEWQADVPPDTRLKAAQSLSGRRIPAWLCAHFAEDAPEIARPVLLGVDLDPDDWIDLLPQMRGSSRALLRHRDDLDPEVAEALSQFGAADMVLERPVGAAIEPEADILELDAASALPDLPKTESPTGNMEQIRTLVDRIEAFRKSRDGEASTRDEQRVHEFRFEAGPDGVIRWVEGAPRGPLIGQTIGFSADALDFGVDGHAAGAFRQRAPFRDARLVVAGEGSASGDWRISAVPFFGENDGRFAGYRGMARRPRRDEDAATSATASDGLFGSNLAPDSLRQLIHELRTPLNAIIGFSEMIDGQLLGPVSTIYRERAAGIAAEAVRLLQSIDDIDTAARAQTDRLNFESQTVDLPVLLERLHDEYVEQAKTRGVILAVRIAQDLLPLAADPIAIERMVERMLSSTVGLAGAGETITVTCENRRLSNAVAINFDRPKLLEGKEETSLLDPGYSPDGDWPDAPALGLGFALRLVRNIAEEVDGRLDIEPRKFVLHVPAKDASALPGERGS, encoded by the coding sequence ATGCGATTTGACGACATGCTGGCAACGGTGATGGCGCAGCCGCGTAACTCGGCTGACGCGCGCGTGTCACTATGGCGTCAGCTGGTCGATCTATTCGCCCAACGTGAAGATATCGCGCTCGATCCCGAACATATCCAAGCCTTTGCTTTACTTGACGAATGGCAAGCCGATGTCCCGCCCGATACTCGATTGAAAGCGGCTCAATCGCTTTCCGGTAGACGGATTCCCGCCTGGTTGTGCGCGCATTTTGCAGAAGATGCTCCGGAAATTGCGCGGCCTGTGTTGTTGGGGGTCGACCTTGATCCGGATGACTGGATTGATCTCTTGCCGCAGATGAGAGGCAGCTCGAGGGCCTTACTGCGCCACCGCGACGATCTTGATCCCGAAGTTGCTGAGGCGTTGTCCCAGTTTGGAGCTGCGGACATGGTCTTGGAGCGGCCGGTGGGCGCTGCGATTGAGCCTGAGGCGGATATCCTGGAACTTGATGCGGCATCGGCATTGCCAGATTTGCCAAAGACCGAATCGCCAACCGGAAATATGGAGCAGATTCGCACTCTGGTTGATCGGATCGAAGCATTTCGCAAATCTCGTGACGGCGAGGCGTCGACCCGTGATGAGCAACGTGTGCACGAGTTCCGCTTTGAGGCTGGCCCCGACGGAGTGATCCGCTGGGTCGAGGGTGCACCACGTGGTCCTCTGATCGGCCAGACCATAGGTTTCAGCGCTGACGCACTGGATTTTGGTGTTGATGGCCATGCCGCAGGCGCGTTCCGCCAGCGGGCGCCATTTCGTGACGCACGTCTTGTGGTTGCTGGGGAAGGCTCTGCTTCAGGCGACTGGCGCATCTCGGCCGTGCCATTTTTCGGAGAGAATGATGGCCGCTTCGCGGGGTATCGCGGGATGGCGCGGAGACCGCGCCGAGATGAGGACGCTGCAACTTCAGCGACAGCATCGGATGGATTATTCGGATCAAATCTTGCGCCCGACTCATTGCGTCAGTTGATCCATGAACTGCGAACGCCATTGAATGCGATAATTGGCTTTTCTGAAATGATAGATGGCCAACTGCTCGGCCCGGTCTCGACGATCTATCGCGAGCGCGCTGCGGGTATAGCTGCAGAGGCGGTTCGGCTGCTTCAGTCGATTGACGATATCGATACCGCCGCGCGGGCACAGACCGATCGGTTGAACTTTGAAAGCCAGACGGTCGACCTGCCGGTCCTGCTAGAGCGGCTGCACGATGAGTATGTCGAACAGGCCAAGACCCGCGGCGTGATCCTCGCAGTAAGGATTGCACAAGACCTGTTGCCCCTAGCGGCTGATCCGATCGCGATCGAGCGGATGGTTGAGCGAATGCTCTCATCAACGGTCGGCCTTGCCGGTGCCGGTGAAACCATCACCGTTACATGCGAAAATCGCCGCCTGAGCAATGCCGTCGCTATCAACTTTGATCGCCCTAAGCTTTTAGAAGGAAAAGAAGAAACGTCATTGTTGGATCCAGGCTATTCACCTGATGGTGATTGGCCGGACGCTCCTGCTCTGGGTCTCGGCTTCGCATTGCGCCTCGTGCGCAACATCGCTGAAGAGGTAGATGGCCGGCTCGATATTGAACCACGCAAATTTGTCCTGCACGTGCCCGCAAAAGATGCTAGCGCCTTGCCGGGTGAGCGGGGGAGTTAA
- a CDS encoding Lrp/AsnC family transcriptional regulator, translated as MTAAPPSLDTIDRLILATLQDEGRITNVELARRAGLTAPPCLRRVRALEDSGAIESYHAKLDPRTLGYGITVFAMVSLKSQAEEDLRAFEHHIASLSLVRECHMLNGEIDFILKIVARDLQHFQDFLTSSLTTIPNVESVKTSLTIRTAKSLPGVPVDIEE; from the coding sequence ATGACGGCCGCCCCTCCATCGCTCGACACAATTGATCGACTGATTTTGGCGACTCTCCAGGACGAAGGGCGAATCACCAATGTCGAATTGGCGCGGCGCGCCGGGCTGACTGCCCCCCCCTGTCTGAGGCGAGTCCGGGCGCTCGAAGATAGCGGGGCGATTGAAAGCTATCATGCAAAACTCGATCCACGCACTCTGGGCTATGGGATCACAGTGTTTGCGATGGTGAGCCTCAAGAGTCAGGCGGAAGAAGATCTTCGCGCATTCGAGCATCATATCGCTTCGCTGTCGTTGGTTCGCGAATGCCATATGTTGAACGGTGAGATTGATTTCATTCTCAAAATTGTCGCTCGGGACCTTCAGCATTTTCAGGATTTTCTGACCTCGAGCCTAACGACGATTCCCAATGTCGAAAGCGTAAAGACATCGCTGACCATACGGACAGCTAAATCTCTACCGGGTGTACCCGTCGATATCGAAGAATAG
- a CDS encoding lipopolysaccharide assembly protein LapB — translation MVQKLAALAIWGSVLAVSSGAAPLAAQTQPLQYSISPDVRAAAEQAQTAIAQGSYPTASAYLSQASASLQTDGDRYLLATMQLDIANRTFNTAAQVAAINTLLASPLITAEQSAEYYYHRARISYHAQNLDAARADLQAAITRGTANPRVFIALASITTGPNQDTEALALIERAMAIHQTAGITVPVDWYRRAIHFAQEIGDNAKVAGFGQAMLAEHPSQRNWRDVLIQHRDIYTADPEAALDLWRLQDAANALTGEFDYRDYARVAHGRTLPVEIERIVQAGRAANMLDGSNSEIATLDRGTTRAAQSLRTALPGRAQSAASAATGANALAAANDYLALGDYAAAVPLYQMAIEKGSVDTELANLRLGMALARTGDAASAAAALNQVIGPRASIARLWGVYAGQIRPVVPPAMIAPTTDTQ, via the coding sequence ATGGTGCAAAAGCTTGCCGCGTTGGCGATTTGGGGAAGCGTATTGGCCGTCAGTTCTGGTGCGGCCCCGCTGGCTGCGCAAACGCAACCATTGCAGTATAGTATTAGTCCCGACGTCCGCGCGGCTGCTGAACAGGCGCAGACAGCGATTGCACAGGGTAGCTATCCGACGGCCTCGGCATATCTCAGTCAGGCATCGGCTTCGCTTCAAACCGATGGAGATCGATATCTGCTCGCTACCATGCAGCTTGATATTGCGAACCGCACATTCAACACCGCCGCCCAAGTGGCTGCCATCAATACTCTGCTGGCCAGTCCGCTGATTACAGCGGAACAAAGTGCCGAATATTATTATCATCGAGCCCGAATTTCTTATCATGCGCAGAATCTTGATGCTGCACGCGCAGATCTTCAGGCAGCAATCACCCGCGGTACCGCCAATCCGCGCGTTTTTATTGCGTTGGCCAGCATCACCACTGGTCCGAACCAGGATACCGAAGCGTTGGCGCTTATCGAGCGAGCAATGGCCATCCATCAAACTGCCGGAATTACTGTCCCGGTCGATTGGTATCGGCGCGCTATTCATTTTGCGCAGGAGATTGGGGACAACGCGAAGGTAGCAGGATTTGGCCAGGCCATGCTGGCCGAGCATCCCAGCCAGCGAAACTGGCGTGACGTGCTGATCCAGCATCGCGATATCTACACTGCCGATCCAGAAGCTGCGCTTGATCTATGGCGCCTCCAGGATGCTGCGAACGCATTAACGGGTGAATTTGACTATCGCGACTATGCACGGGTTGCCCATGGCCGCACGTTGCCAGTCGAAATTGAGCGCATCGTTCAGGCGGGCCGGGCTGCCAATATGCTCGATGGTTCGAACTCGGAAATCGCCACCCTGGACCGGGGCACGACACGAGCAGCGCAAAGCTTGCGCACGGCGCTCCCTGGCCGGGCACAATCAGCCGCTTCGGCCGCAACGGGGGCGAACGCGTTGGCGGCTGCCAACGACTATCTGGCGCTTGGCGATTATGCTGCGGCGGTACCGTTATATCAGATGGCGATTGAAAAGGGGTCTGTGGACACAGAACTGGCTAATCTCAGGCTGGGAATGGCTTTGGCACGTACCGGTGATGCGGCAAGCGCTGCAGCTGCGCTAAACCAGGTTATTGGACCACGCGCCAGCATTGCTCGGTTGTGGGGCGTTTATGCGGGCCAAATTCGCCCGGTTGTGCCGCCGGCTATGATCGCTCCGACGACCGATACGCAATAG